A region from the Amycolatopsis camponoti genome encodes:
- a CDS encoding S8 family serine peptidase, protein MAVGRRFGATRRTTTALLTGTIGFLSSVAVAVPVWAQQAPADGYFATPPPVDMTKLLPDSGQPDKKYKQSKGCVQRSTLGQNIVLKNRPWGQDYLQITKAQEIVKAATNGGVGRGVKVAVVDTGVTKHPWLPNLESGGEYVATPTNGQPKGLEDCDGHGTEVAGIIAAKPDNPEVGFIGVAPDATIVSYRQLSENYEPDTSTSTPPASNTAGGTPSSSTTPPTGSGSSLPPSGEGGGGSGSGDGDRTSPGQSNGGRQLEKAGTAGTLKTLAEIIRGIADRKSADVINMSVDNCRTATGSITEGEQQVQAAVHYAALAGIVVVAAAGNATDTCPQNDQPDARKPKTIVTPPWFADDVLSVGAIDQYGSVAPFSVHGPWVGVAAPGTQIISLDPAEGSRGLANLTFESGDKASEIQGTSFAAPYVAGLAALVKAKYPTLDAKGIINRIKETAQHPAAPGGRDNFVGYGVIDPVAALTQSLPSEIGNQAPIPPPQLAQLPPANDHSSTPMIVALAGTGGGVVALLITLFVMRTIRRNRPEEAASRR, encoded by the coding sequence ATGGCAGTAGGACGGCGTTTCGGCGCCACCCGGCGGACCACGACGGCGTTGCTGACCGGCACGATCGGCTTCCTGTCCTCGGTGGCCGTCGCGGTGCCGGTCTGGGCGCAGCAGGCGCCCGCCGACGGCTACTTCGCGACCCCGCCCCCGGTGGACATGACCAAGCTGCTCCCGGACTCCGGCCAGCCGGACAAGAAGTACAAGCAGTCGAAGGGCTGCGTCCAGCGCAGCACGCTGGGCCAGAACATCGTGCTGAAGAACCGGCCGTGGGGCCAGGACTACCTGCAGATCACGAAGGCCCAGGAGATCGTCAAGGCCGCCACGAACGGCGGCGTCGGCCGGGGCGTCAAGGTCGCCGTGGTCGACACGGGCGTGACGAAGCACCCGTGGCTGCCGAACCTCGAGTCCGGTGGCGAGTACGTCGCGACGCCGACGAACGGCCAGCCCAAGGGACTCGAGGACTGCGACGGCCACGGCACCGAGGTCGCCGGGATCATCGCGGCGAAGCCGGACAACCCGGAGGTCGGGTTCATCGGCGTGGCGCCGGACGCGACCATCGTGTCCTACCGCCAGCTGAGCGAGAACTACGAGCCCGACACCTCGACGTCGACGCCGCCGGCGAGCAACACCGCCGGGGGCACGCCGTCGTCGAGCACCACGCCGCCCACCGGTTCGGGGTCTTCGCTGCCGCCGAGCGGCGAGGGCGGTGGCGGCTCCGGTTCCGGTGACGGCGACCGGACTTCGCCCGGGCAGTCGAACGGCGGACGCCAGCTGGAGAAGGCCGGCACCGCGGGCACGCTGAAGACGCTGGCCGAGATCATCCGCGGCATCGCCGACCGCAAGTCGGCCGACGTCATCAACATGTCGGTCGACAACTGCCGCACGGCGACCGGCAGCATCACCGAAGGCGAGCAGCAGGTCCAGGCGGCCGTGCACTACGCGGCGCTGGCGGGCATCGTGGTCGTCGCCGCCGCCGGCAACGCGACGGACACCTGCCCGCAGAACGACCAGCCGGACGCGCGGAAGCCCAAGACGATCGTGACGCCGCCGTGGTTCGCCGACGACGTGCTGTCCGTCGGGGCGATCGACCAGTACGGCAGCGTGGCCCCGTTCAGCGTGCACGGCCCGTGGGTGGGCGTCGCGGCGCCGGGGACGCAGATCATCTCGCTCGACCCCGCCGAAGGCTCCCGCGGCCTGGCGAACCTGACGTTCGAAAGCGGCGACAAGGCCAGCGAGATCCAGGGAACGAGCTTCGCCGCACCGTACGTGGCGGGCCTCGCGGCGTTGGTCAAGGCCAAGTACCCGACCCTCGACGCCAAGGGCATCATCAACCGCATCAAGGAAACGGCCCAGCACCCGGCGGCTCCGGGCGGCCGCGACAACTTCGTCGGCTACGGCGTCATCGACCCGGTGGCGGCGCTGACGCAGAGCCTCCCGTCCGAGATCGGGAACCAGGCGCCGATCCCGCCTCCGCAGCTGGCCCAGCTCCCGCCGGCGAACGACCACAGCTCGACCCCGATGATCGTGGCACTGGCCGGCACCGGCGGCGGTGTCGTGGCGCTGCTGATCACGCTGTTCGTGATGCGCACCATCCGCCGCAACCGGCCCGAGGAAGCGGCTTCCCGGCGCTGA
- a CDS encoding WXG100 family type VII secretion target codes for MFAEPEGATDSIPHPLAKKTAPAPAAPVVAFAPDAEGDEIAATAEPYLAYLTDVSHQLGLIDPVETYFRPLIGRWGDLGAEAGRLRQAAATAAEVSTRLDDGLGRLDGGWEGRDADAFVAYMREIGAAGGDLQEAFTVLAGSLDELVTTLRHVVVDLTEVLVDAADLISETMTLPSGGAKRARVQLRETQDSAKALYETARDVLEAFDRLCDGVDDPDATARSIEIAHRYPDERFRLHDDSVIGTSAAEEPTTTPAAADSASGSGSDEATTPSSASGDPAEPKHTGAGTPEAQPAAAQPVAAPDQPDAANQSSSGMPMMPMMGFGAFGGGGGQGRRQSKTRPTTSPSELLGEPGLVAPPVIGEEEDPQQKKKPPAK; via the coding sequence ATGTTCGCCGAACCGGAAGGCGCCACGGACTCCATTCCGCACCCGCTGGCCAAGAAGACCGCCCCGGCGCCGGCCGCGCCCGTGGTCGCGTTCGCCCCGGACGCGGAAGGCGACGAGATCGCCGCCACGGCCGAGCCGTACCTGGCCTACCTCACCGATGTTTCGCACCAGCTCGGGCTGATCGACCCCGTCGAGACGTACTTCCGCCCGCTGATCGGCCGCTGGGGGGACCTCGGCGCCGAAGCCGGCCGGCTGCGCCAGGCCGCCGCCACCGCGGCCGAGGTGTCCACCCGCCTCGACGACGGCCTCGGCCGCCTCGACGGCGGCTGGGAAGGCCGCGACGCCGACGCTTTCGTCGCGTACATGCGGGAGATCGGGGCCGCGGGCGGCGACCTCCAGGAGGCGTTCACCGTCCTCGCCGGCTCGCTCGACGAGCTGGTGACGACCCTCCGCCACGTCGTCGTCGACCTCACCGAAGTGCTGGTCGACGCGGCGGACCTGATCTCCGAGACGATGACGCTGCCGAGCGGCGGCGCCAAGCGGGCGCGGGTCCAGCTGCGCGAGACGCAGGATTCGGCGAAGGCGCTGTACGAGACGGCGCGGGACGTCCTCGAGGCGTTCGACCGGCTGTGCGACGGCGTCGACGATCCCGACGCGACCGCCCGGAGCATCGAGATCGCGCACCGGTACCCGGACGAGCGGTTCCGGCTGCACGACGACTCGGTCATCGGCACCTCCGCCGCCGAGGAACCGACGACGACGCCCGCCGCCGCGGATTCGGCTTCCGGTTCCGGTTCCGACGAGGCCACGACGCCGTCGTCGGCGAGCGGAGACCCGGCGGAGCCGAAGCACACCGGCGCGGGCACGCCGGAGGCTCAGCCGGCCGCGGCCCAGCCGGTCGCCGCCCCGGACCAGCCGGACGCCGCGAACCAGTCGTCGTCGGGCATGCCGATGATGCCGATGATGGGCTTCGGAGCCTTCGGCGGCGGCGGTGGCCAAGGACGGCGCCAGTCGAAGACACGTCCGACGACGTCGCCGTCGGAACTGCTGGGGGAGCCGGGCTTGGTGGCCCCGCCGGTCATCGGCGAGGAGGAAGACCCGCAGCAGAAGAAGAAACCGCCGGCGAAGTGA
- the eccB gene encoding type VII secretion protein EccB, translating into MPSTPTTKSQVQAYKFVLRRMQSALVRRDAVMLHDPMRTHTRATIVGVVLGALGMIVFVVWGLLSPAPSVPEAGGIVIGEQSGTVYVVMGNPKTLVPTFNLASARLLLLAQQKNSSTGNNPGAAPAAAPAPASPAAVKNPTVVSDEQLKDIPRGKLTGIPDGPQLIPTDSQRITPNWAVCDQVLLDPTQPNPDIGKTETSVFGGVAPSALGTELGEKEALLAAADNGKTYLIYRLPSTQNRPNANTVRAEIDTSDSHNAVSTALQLLNQKPRKITQGLLNAIPEVPRLTPPVIADGAPPADLDGLAAGDVFSTQPTGEQPQYWAITTAGIQQVSQAVADVMRVAKHGSASELRTLGLDKLSGIRVLRAGDPDYIQVDDFPRSVPTVLDATKNSAVACLGWSVVGEGDNRDGHTSVYIDTLLPGQNSHGAKFATTKVTTPGPNRVPINGFYLQPGFGAVVQSATGKASFGKGAIQLISDRGIRYSVPDAATADAIGLNNRQPAPESIIGLLPTGASLNTQDVLKQFDSVPIDPNAGTFPVATPQAGG; encoded by the coding sequence ATGCCATCAACACCCACGACTAAGTCTCAGGTTCAGGCGTACAAGTTCGTCCTGCGCCGGATGCAGTCGGCGCTGGTCCGGCGCGACGCCGTGATGCTGCACGACCCGATGCGCACCCACACGCGGGCCACGATCGTGGGGGTCGTGCTCGGCGCCCTCGGCATGATCGTGTTCGTCGTCTGGGGGCTGCTCAGCCCGGCCCCGTCGGTCCCGGAGGCCGGCGGCATCGTGATCGGTGAGCAGTCCGGCACGGTCTACGTGGTGATGGGGAACCCGAAGACCCTCGTCCCGACGTTCAACCTCGCGTCGGCGCGGCTTCTTCTGCTGGCTCAGCAGAAGAATTCGAGCACGGGCAACAACCCCGGGGCCGCGCCGGCCGCCGCCCCGGCCCCGGCGAGCCCCGCCGCTGTGAAGAATCCCACTGTCGTTTCCGACGAACAGCTGAAGGACATCCCGCGCGGAAAGCTGACCGGAATTCCGGACGGGCCGCAGCTGATCCCGACGGACTCCCAGCGGATCACCCCCAACTGGGCGGTGTGCGACCAGGTCCTGCTCGATCCGACGCAGCCGAACCCGGACATCGGCAAGACCGAGACGTCCGTCTTCGGCGGCGTCGCCCCGAGCGCCCTCGGCACCGAGCTGGGGGAGAAGGAAGCCTTGCTGGCGGCGGCGGACAACGGCAAGACCTACCTGATCTACCGCCTGCCGAGCACGCAGAACCGCCCGAACGCCAACACCGTCCGCGCCGAGATCGACACCAGCGACTCGCACAACGCGGTCTCGACGGCCTTGCAGCTGCTGAACCAGAAGCCGCGCAAGATCACGCAGGGCCTGCTGAACGCGATCCCCGAGGTCCCGCGCCTGACCCCGCCGGTGATCGCGGACGGCGCGCCTCCGGCCGACCTCGACGGACTGGCCGCGGGCGACGTCTTCTCCACGCAGCCCACGGGTGAGCAGCCGCAGTACTGGGCCATCACCACGGCCGGCATCCAGCAGGTGTCGCAGGCGGTCGCCGACGTCATGCGCGTCGCGAAGCACGGCAGCGCGAGCGAGCTGCGGACACTCGGCCTCGACAAGCTGTCCGGCATCCGCGTGCTGCGGGCCGGTGACCCCGACTACATCCAGGTCGACGACTTCCCGCGGTCGGTCCCGACGGTCCTCGACGCCACCAAGAACTCGGCGGTCGCCTGCCTCGGCTGGTCCGTGGTCGGCGAGGGCGACAACCGCGACGGCCACACGTCGGTGTACATCGACACCCTGCTGCCGGGCCAGAACAGCCACGGCGCCAAGTTCGCCACCACCAAGGTCACCACGCCGGGCCCGAACCGCGTGCCGATCAACGGGTTCTACCTCCAGCCCGGTTTCGGCGCGGTGGTCCAGTCCGCGACCGGCAAGGCCAGCTTCGGCAAGGGCGCGATCCAGCTGATCTCCGACCGCGGTATCCGCTACAGCGTCCCGGACGCCGCGACCGCGGACGCGATCGGCCTGAACAACCGCCAGCCCGCGCCGGAGTCGATCATCGGCCTGCTGCCGACCGGGGCTTCGCTGAACACCCAGGACGTGCTCAAGCAGTTCGACTCGGTGCCGATCGACCCGAACGCCGGCACGTTCCCGGTCGCGACTCCGCAAGCGGGCGGCTGA
- the eccD gene encoding type VII secretion integral membrane protein EccD produces MTVVAPSTRIDVALPADVAVADLLPMLLDMAKESSPDGGARHGGWALAKLGDAPLDPSRTLASLGVVDGELLQLRKRNENPPPPLYDDVVDAIAESSPDSFRPWTKETANRFGHVAGGLALVAAAIALFMSGSLYGGNALGAAIAGGIGAIACVAVGATLAKAYQAEATGVLIAAAGGLPLAFVSGFYIVPGLSMRANLLLGAVLVIIVASVCIMVIGAGITTFIAAATAGTFGALAFLFGTLVAHPAAGIAAGTVAVALACISILPRATIWLAKLPLPHVPGSAEELKEDSGFPDYRAIERRTAIAHDYMTGLMVGCGVTVAISAIIAASAPGAFGIILGVVATLVLLLRARAYANGSQAVALLTTGLVAATGIAIGWLVSASAENRLLYVFGILILLAAGALVVGVIFPGQRFSPPLRRTVEIIEALCIASVLPLALGVMDLYTTLRHLNFK; encoded by the coding sequence GCCGACGTCGCGGTGGCCGATCTCCTGCCGATGCTCCTGGACATGGCCAAGGAGTCGTCGCCGGACGGCGGGGCCCGCCACGGTGGCTGGGCGCTCGCCAAGCTCGGGGACGCCCCGCTCGACCCGAGCCGGACCCTGGCTTCGCTCGGCGTCGTGGACGGCGAGCTGCTCCAGCTGCGCAAGCGCAACGAGAACCCGCCGCCGCCGCTGTACGACGACGTCGTCGACGCGATCGCGGAGTCCTCCCCCGACAGCTTCCGCCCCTGGACCAAGGAGACGGCGAACCGCTTCGGGCACGTCGCGGGCGGGCTGGCGCTGGTCGCCGCCGCCATCGCGCTGTTCATGAGCGGCTCGCTCTACGGCGGCAACGCGCTCGGCGCCGCCATCGCCGGCGGCATCGGCGCGATCGCGTGCGTCGCGGTCGGCGCGACGCTCGCCAAGGCCTACCAGGCGGAAGCGACCGGGGTGCTGATCGCCGCGGCCGGCGGCCTGCCGCTGGCGTTCGTCAGCGGCTTCTACATCGTGCCCGGGCTGTCGATGCGGGCGAACCTGCTGCTGGGCGCGGTCCTCGTGATCATCGTCGCGTCGGTCTGCATCATGGTCATCGGCGCCGGCATCACGACGTTCATCGCCGCGGCCACCGCGGGCACCTTCGGCGCGCTGGCCTTCCTGTTCGGCACGCTCGTCGCGCACCCCGCCGCCGGCATCGCGGCCGGCACCGTCGCGGTCGCTCTCGCCTGCATCTCGATCCTGCCGCGCGCCACCATCTGGCTCGCGAAGCTGCCGCTGCCGCACGTCCCGGGCAGCGCCGAAGAGCTCAAGGAAGACTCCGGTTTCCCGGACTACCGGGCGATCGAGCGCCGGACGGCGATCGCGCACGACTACATGACCGGCCTGATGGTCGGCTGCGGCGTCACGGTCGCGATCTCCGCGATCATCGCCGCGAGCGCGCCCGGCGCGTTCGGGATCATCCTCGGCGTCGTCGCGACGCTCGTGCTGCTGCTGCGCGCCCGCGCGTACGCGAACGGCAGCCAGGCGGTCGCCCTGCTCACCACGGGCCTCGTCGCGGCGACCGGGATCGCGATCGGCTGGCTGGTCTCGGCGAGCGCGGAGAACCGCCTGCTCTACGTCTTCGGCATCCTGATCCTGCTGGCCGCCGGCGCGCTCGTGGTCGGCGTGATCTTCCCGGGTCAGCGCTTCTCGCCGCCGCTGCGGCGCACGGTGGAGATCATCGAGGCGCTCTGCATCGCCTCCGTGCTCCCGCTGGCCCTGGGCGTGATGGACCTGTACACGACCCTGCGGCACCTGAACTTCAAGTGA